A region of the Leopardus geoffroyi isolate Oge1 chromosome C2, O.geoffroyi_Oge1_pat1.0, whole genome shotgun sequence genome:
GCCCCGGAGCAGGGATTCTGGCATATTTGGGACCGTGTATGCAGATTGGAGCAGAGGAATGGGGTCTGGGATGGTCAGTTGACGCTGAGAGAACTTGAACACTGGGTTGCTCTTGCACCATTAGACTTCAGCTCCTAGGTGTTCCATAGAACGATGACCGTGATAATGGAGGAGGCCAAGAAGATCAGATAGAGGCGGAAGAGGAAGGTGTCCATCATGTGGCTGAACTGCATCCACAGGTCAGCTAGCTGGGTGCTTGTCAATCCTGAGCCCCCATTCAGCTCTGCCTCTCTGGATCCCAGCTCCTTCCCTACCAACTGTCCTGGCTCCTTCAGTCCTGTGGAGAAGACAGAGACTCAGCTATGAAGTGGGAAGGAGACAGGTTTGGGGAAGTGGGAGACTGGGGACTCTACACCCAGTGTAGAGAATAGGGGCAGTGCAGACTTTCCTTACCAGGCAGGTGAGTGGACATGAGGCCTGGACCTGTATTCTCATTCCAGAGTGCAACAGGGCAGCACTTCCCTGGGCTGGTgcaaaggaagagcagagagtAGAGCCACGGAGGcatgggtgggggctgggtggtggCCATGTGCAGCAGGTAGGTGATGAAGATGGTCTCCAGCAGGCTGACCACCATCAGGGACAGACACAGGGCAAAGTAGACACCTGGGATAGGGGTAAGGAACATGTGTGATTGAGGCCCAGAAGAACCACCAATCCCCCCTTTTCTGTGTCTCACACAGAAAGCCCTTTCTGAGATGActgctttttcctttctgccttagCTGCCTTGGCAGGTCGAGCCAGTGCACCTGTCTaccctgcctcctttccctgtCCCCTACTTTCCAACAGTGAGGAGGTGGGCATACTGATGAGCGGGGTGCCACTAGCAGGAAGTAGTTTATTCATCATGAGCAGGAAGACGTTGTAGCCCAGCAAAAGTGTTATCTTGAATGGGGCACGATTCTCGCTTTCTGCTGGCAGGTAGAAGCTGAGGGCATCAATGGAAATCAGAAAGCTGCTGGGTACCAGAAGGTTTATGATGTAGAGGCTGGGCCTGCGCCTGATGGCCACctgtgtggggggaggagagagcagagaacCAGGTGAAGCTAGGACTGAGGGGAAATAGGGATGATtccagccccttccttccttgatGTTCTCAACCCAACAGGGGCTCTTTCTGGGGCTGGATGAAGAAGCAGCTTTCACAAAAGAAAACCTGTGCCAGTGCTAGCAGGCTCAGAAAGGGGGGTTGATTTTGGGGActtgggagagaggaaggactaAGTGTTGTGGCACCCAGCGGTTTTCTGGTCACAGGACAAGAAGTGAGAAGCTCTGTGACTTAGGAAGGTCTGATGAGGGAGGTAAGGGGGACAGACACATCTCACAGTCTCTGGGCTTACATAGAACATGATCTGGTCAAAAAGACTGGAGCCCACAGACATCTTTGGGGTGGCCTTGTTGATGCCCAGGAGCTCCCATTCCCCTTGTGTGCGGACGATGTCACGTGACGTGTCTGCTATCTCCCACACCTCCTTTTCCATGCCCAGCAACATGTTTTCCACTGCAGGGGAGACAAACATTCATTCAACACTCTGTTTAGCACCTGCTCTGTGcagggctcagagagatgaaCTAGCAAACTGCTTTAGCGACCTCTTTCTGGTTGCCCCATAACACAGCTTCCTTGCTCCTCAGTTGCCTCTTTTCAATTTTGGGCTTTCTCAGAAGTCTTATCTCCTCCTAAGTtcaactcccccaccccaccacccccacactCTCCTTTTTAGGCattagaaagaataaatttgCCTGTGTGTGCTGTTTTGTTGTCCCATTGGTTGATCTCATTTTACCCCATCCCAGAACCCCCACTGCAACTCACCTGTGTAGAGGAAAGAGCTAAAGGTGAGTGTGCAGTTCTGCTGGTCAAAGGGGAAGTAGAAGATGTCCAGGCTACAGATGCTGGTCACCCGCATTGGTTTGTTATACACAATGTGACCGTCATTAGTCACATATGCAGAGAGGCCTTCTGGGGTCTGATCCACATCCATGCTAagtggcagaaggggagagaggcagatgcTCTGGGTTTCACATCagcttaagtttctctctttttttaaagtaggttccatgctcagcatggagcccaatgtagggctcgatctcatgacctcgggatcattacctgagctgaaatcaagagtggaaagcttaacagattgagccacccaaccCCCCAGCTTAAGTGTCTCTCTTAAGGTGGGGCTTCCCAATGTTGCTCATTGTGGCCACTCTGCCATCTTTCCTGCCCAccactttttcatttctgtgggaGAAGTTGGTGAGCCGTGATTGTGCTCCTCTCTGAAATAAGTTTTGGTGGCCCCAACTTAATGGGTTTGCCCTATACTGCCCTGGCCTGCTCCTTGCAAAAGGATCTCCACTCCAGTATTCCTTAGTCCTGGTACCCACGATTCCACGATGAAGATGTCTGGGAGCCACAGGTTCTCAGTCGTCACAGTGAATTTACTGATAGCACCACATTTTTCTGGATCCCAGCTGATGAATGGGTTAGTCCAGATCtagagcacagagcacagaagGTTGGTTATGGCTGACACCTGGAGCTAGTTTATGTCAGCATCTACCCTTCTGTTCCTtacctatatatatattcacatgtatgtattttttcctaaatgtatGTACTACAGGCATAGGATAAAACTTTAACCATTCCAGAaagtataatataaaaaacaaGCTTCTCCTTTCTCAATTCACTCCAAATCAGTTCATATCCCCATCTCAATCTCCTTTTTAACAGCTTCTTGGTatctttccagaaaataaattaatacatattccagcattcatttttatttacacaGATAAACTCATACTTTGCACATTGTTATGCATGTcgcttcttaaaaaaaacttcattgcTTTTAAACTCTgattcctcttctcttcctggtaATAAGTTCCCCCTTCTCTAGCTAACAAAGTCTTATTGGCCTTACACTTCCCACTCaagggaaatctttttttttttaatttatttttgagagagagcgtgagagagcgaggggcggagggggggtggagagagagaattccactaggtgcagagacagagggagagagagggtggagcctggagtggggcttgagctcatgaaccaaaccgtgagatcatgacttgagcctaaggcagatgcttaaccgactgaaccacccaagcgcaccgccccccccttcctgtccccccccacacacacattcaagAGAAATCTTAAGCTGGGTGCTGGATACCTTTGGGCCCTGGAGCTTAGTTAGGGGTTCCCAACTGCACCACCCACCCTTCTTCCTATATTTTCCATTGATGTCTTTCAAAGTTCTTTGGCAGCTCAAAAAGCTATTTGTCATCAGTATGGGCCCTATTTTGGTTGGATTTGTCTATTCGCTCTGGCACTGCCAATGTCAACAAATGTGCTTTTTGCAAACaagaccagaaaaaaaaggaaagagaaacaaaagagaacaaaactggaCCTACATACCATCTTTAACCACAGAAATGATGTCAGCAGCTGAAGTTGTGCATCCTGACAAAAAAAGTCCCCGTTTAGGATGATTAATGCCTTGAGATCAGGTCCCATTctatttcttgcctttgtttcctacgTGGTCCTGTGTGTCAGCTTTCAGTCACTGGTCTCGAAAGGTAGGTCCAAAAAATGTAGGTTGTATGGCAAACGTAGGGGAAAAAACCAGCATGGGGCCCActggaaatatgttttttttatctGCCTACAGGGGCAGAACTCAGGACAAATGTTCCCTTTAGAAACATCATGGCAGTGTTCTCCTTCGTGTCTCTCCAGCCCATAGGATGGACATCTAACCTGTAGGGCATTTGAAGACTGGTTGCTCGCCACTAGACCAGTGCAAGGTTGGGTTATTAGGGTGAAGACTCCTTGTTCCCTACTGGCAGCCTATGGAAAGAATATAGAACTCACCACATCCAGGATGGCAGACAAAGTGAAGGAGATGTTGACCTGAGTGGGGATGCTGTAGTTGATGACTGGACGGAAGTCCTTCTGGTTAAATATAGTCTGGAAGACAGCAGGGTCCACCCCATGTCGGTCAAAGCCTGAGCAATTGATGGTGAAAGTGTTTGACCTTCCTGTAGAGAGCAGAGGCCCCGTGAGGTGGGAATAGGGCTTTCATGTTTCCTAAGCGAGAGGAGTACCAGGGTTGAGGCCTGAGAACCTctctgcagagaaagaaaatgtggacaTGGGTTGAGGCACGTGAGCCCCTCCTTCTGGGCCAAGACTTCTGAAGGCCAACTCCTTCCTGCCAGGCTGGAGAGGATGGGCTGGTCTGGTAGGCAAATGGTGGAAGTTGATGTGGTAAGCTGAACCTGGTCTCAGCCCTTTCTTCCTGTGCTTTGCTCCCATATAAAGCCTATTCAAATTCATATGCAAACAGCCTCTCGGGGGAGTCCTATTTCTTCTGTAGTCCCAACCCTGAAGTTTTGGCTTTTGTCTGaccatacatttttctttctagctCTGTTATGATTCATTCTTATAGTCACTGAACAAAATTTCCCGAAaactttgtttcttaatttcctcttccCACTTTTACGTTTCCCCATGTCCTGGAaggaaaagtttagaaaaaagTAAATCATGAGTACATCGTAAGTGTGATGTAAAATATGTGGGAACTTAATGTTGCACTAATGTGAATTTATCAactacctactatgtgctgtGCTCTGTGCCCTTCTCAAATTCAGTGACTTCCTCAAAGATCTGTGGGAGCCATTTTCATTATCACCATTTTGAGACTATTTCATTGATCATCTACCGTGTGCTTGGTGGAGATGTACAATGAAATGTAAAAGCCCGTTGGCCCCCTTCACCCACATCCCAGCCCCAGATGACTGTGGTTATTCCTGTAACTGCGGCCCAGCAAGTTCTTTCTCGTACCTCATCCATTACCTCCCCATATCAGCTGACTCTTCAGGTACATTGCCAAACTAAGGAGAAACTTatcccagaggaagaaaacatttccctttcccctccacaTCACCTCCTCTGCAATATCTTCCTGAGTGAGATGGGAAAGGAGCTATGTTATTGCCAACAGGACCCAGATCACCCTGTTCATAGTTACTATATCTTGGTAGAAAGGAAAAGTTGGACACTATAAAGGGGTGGGATTGCAGAGGTGGTAAATGGAAGGACAAACAGTTTAGTAGATGCCTAGGCAGGCAAATGAAAGGGGGGTTGTGTGTACTGATCAGTGAAATGGGTTTTTCATCTGTTTCCAAGGAAGTCAAAACATAGATattacagagaaaggaaatatttaaccCAGTTATTTTAGATGCTCCTAGTTCTGGAGAATGAGAGGATTTCTGGATTTTGCCCAGAACAGCATTCCCATCTTGTCCTGTTCTTGCCCCATCTTACCTGGAAGCAGAAGGTTGACAGTGAGGCAGAGGAGGAATGCCCCCCCAGAAGGCCACCCCCCTTCCATCCTCCTCTTCTGGACTCTTCTCTGGGGACTCACCAGGAGCCCCCAAACCCTTGAGCTTAAAGGAGCTCAGACCACACCTTGGTTCCTGGTTTTGAATAGTGTGCATGACAGGTGACCACTCCCTGGTGAGAGGCTGTGGCCAGAGAGGTCACAGCAGAGTGTCCTGCTTTGCCCCTGTGTAAGTATGCCTTCCGGGCCCCAGGCAAGGGGAAGTAAGGCCTAAACCAGGGGAAAAGCACATGTTTAGCAGGATGAGTTTGAAATCTGAGTTCCAAGTACGCTTCAGAAAAAATGGGGGACTTGGGAGATTGGGCAGGTAAGGCCATGGATAAAGGTCTCATCAGGTCCTCCTGGAACTAACTTGTGCCTCAGGGAAAGTGCATGGACTACATAGAAGGGGTGTGGTAGAGACACCTGCTAATCTTGGGGGGCAAGaacatgtaattattttgttGCATACTTGGAAATGTATTCTTTATCCACTTGTGGACATTTGGGATTATTGTCAATATTGAGCTAAAAATATGGAGAGAGTAAGTTTCTTTCTCTGGGACAGAATCCGGGCTGACAGATGTCTGTCCCCATGGCCAGCACAGCTAGCATGATCTGCATCATCCCTTGTTTGCACTATTGGGGCAGCTTCTTCAGAAGGTTTCCTCTACCTGTTTTACCCCCAGTCTAATCCTCCATTTTGCCATTCTCCTAAAACAGACCTCTCCTACTCGTGCTTCCTTACCCTAATGTCTCTAAAGGCCTACAGCTCTGGGGCCATGTAGGAATGTGTGAGCAAAAAATCATTTGATGaactttttgaaaatatctgCACTCCCACCCATCCACCCCTACGGaaggtatgtgtatatttataaaattttttttaatgtttatttttgagagagagagaacgagagcgtgtgtgcgcacaagtgggggaggggcagagagaaagggagagacagaatccaaagcaggctccaggcgctgagctgttcAGCAGAGAGTCCcatgcgggcctcaaacccacaaaccatgagatcatgaactgagcggaGGTTGAAGCTTAatcacctgaaccacccaggtgccccagagaatgtgtatatttaaaagctCCCCAAATGGTTCTGATTCACACTCACTTCACTGGAAACCTTTGGGCTGGGCTGTGTTACCATACTACAAACAGGATACTGATATCAatatagtcaagatatggaactTTGACACCAGGATCCTtatgttgtccttttttttttttttttttttaagttttatttatttattttgagagacagagaggcagagagagaggatcccaagcaggctccattctgtcagggCTGAACcccacaatgtggggctcaatctcacaaattgtaagatcatcacttgagctgaaatcaagagtcagacacttaaccgactggccacccaggcttccccttATGTTGTCCTTTTATAGCCACaaccaccttccttcctccctatgTCCCCCTACCCCGCTAACTGGCAACCATGaatttgttctccatttctataatcttgtcatttcaagaattttatagaaataaaatcgCACAGTATAAATCTTTTGGgactggctttttttcactcaatGTAATTCTCTGGAGATCCTCCCAGATTGTGATGGGTATCATTATGCACTCCTCTTTACTTCCCACTGGTATTCTATGGTAGGAATGTCCCACAGTTTGTTCAACCACTCACTTGTTGAAGGACTTTGAGTTTTAAGGGAAAACACTTATTTCTACTttactcacaacacttctgacaccaaattgTCGGCTTTTTCCTCACACCGAGTAATTCTGACATTAACTGCCCAGAGTTAGTGCACACCCCTTGGATTGAGGGCTCATTCCCACAAGACTGACCCCCACTTCAGGTGCCAATCGCAAGTCAGGGCCTCCTGTACTTCTGACCGACAATAAATTGGGGATTCCCATAGCCCCCTCCTCAGATTCAATAATTTGCTataacagctcacagaactcatgGAAATATTTACTTCTCTTTACAGTCTGAAAAGGATGcaataaaggatacagatgaacagccagaggAAAAGGTACACAGGGTGAGATCTGGAAGGGTTGTAAGGGCAGGAGATTCTGTCCCTGTAGAATTCCAGCATGTAGATGTGTCACCAATCTGGAAGCTCCCCAAACCCCATAGTTTAAGGATTTTTTAGGGAggcttcatcatgtaggcatgatCAATTTAACTCAATCTCCagtccctttcccctccctaaAGGATGGGAATTGGGGCTGAgagttccaagcttctaatcatggctggGTCTTCCTGATGACCAGTCCCCATCCTGAAGCTACCCAGGAGGCCACCAAGAGTCACCTTATTAGAGAGATGCTCCTGTTATTTAGGAAATTGCAAGGGATTTATaaactctgtgtcaggaactgggacCAGAGACCAAATACCTATTTCTTCACAGAATTGTTTACAATTATTTGTCTATTACatataaagctgttataaacatttgtcTACAGGTTTTTGCATGAACATAAGTCTTGTggaataaatactcagaagtacaATTGCTAGACTGTAAGGTATTTGCAtgtatagtttttaaagaaattgcaaTACTCATTTTCAGAGTGGcagaaccattttacattcctgcccaCAACATATGAGcaatccagtttctctgcatttttaaggATTTAACACTTTGGATAAGgaaggatttcttaaaataagaccctaaaatcacaaacataaaggaaaagtgataaattcagcaatttaaaaaatcttaaacttATTTTCAATAAAGGGCACTAAATGTGAAAAGTCAAATCATAAACTGGGAAAATATCTTTGCAACACatatataactgaaaaaaaatagtagaaaatatacaaaacataccTATAAATGCATAACAGTGACAAAAAAAACCCTATCAGAAAAATCGACTAAAGACATAAATTGAcactttatagaagaggaaacacaaataGCCAACAAACGATGAGAAGAAGATATTCacataaatacagggaacaaactgctggttgccAAAGGGGGTAGGtatgggggaatgggcaaaatgggtgatggggagtgGAAGGCACAGCCTTCAGGGTGGAATGactaagtcacagggatgaaaggcacCGCGTAGGGAATACAGTATTTCAACAGTGTTGTCTGGTtccagatggtagctacactagTGGTGAGCGTAGCATAATGTGTAGAGGTGTCAAATTACTATGTGGCACACCTGAAACTGGTGTAACCGTGTGTGTCAGCTATGcttgagttaaaaaacaaataaggggcacctgggtggctcaggcagttgagcattcgacttcggctcaggtcacaatctcaaggtctgtgggtttgagccccgcgtcaggctctgggctgacagctcggagcccggaacgtgcttcggattctgtgtctccctctctctctgcccctcccttgcttgagctctggctctctctgtctctcaaaaataaatcaacattaaaaaaaaaaaagaaagaaagaagaagataaCACTGAGATGTGAGAAGTTTGTGAGGATACCCCTAGATACTGCTAATAGAAAATACTGCTAGTAGAAATGACAATCTGAGAAGTTAGAAGCATAATCAAACATTGGAGGTGAGTAGTAATCTAGGGCCAATGGTCTGTTTTTTACACACAGTTCATACATTTCCAatgcatactcttttttttttttttaacgtttatttatttttgagacagagagagacagagcatgaacgggggagggtcagagagagagggagacccagaatctgaaacaggctccaggctctgagctgtcagcacagagcccgacgcggggctcaaactcacggccggcgagatcatgacctgagccaaagtcggaagctcaaccgactaagcccctcaggcgccccatcCAATGCATACTCTTAACAGAGGTTTACAATAGAAActggaggaaaatgaaataaaggtatTATCACAAAGGCTGCTGTTTGTATATATCTTAAGTGGGAGAAAGGATGTCAGAAACCAGAAGCACCCCGTCTGAAATTGTGAAATACTCCTAACGTTCCTGATGGCATGTCTAGGCTAGTACTGGCTTAAAATATTTCGCTTCATTTTTAGGTCATGTTTTAGACCACAAGTCTCGCCTCAACTCTAACATACGAATAGGATGTTCTTTTGCAAAGGATATTGTCAATCATAATGGTCTTGGCACTGAAAACTAAAGTCACATTTCTGTGAGGTGGAAGAACATTGCAAAATGACATCTAAAGAAATACaatgtggaggggcgcctgggtggcgcagtcggttaagcgtccggacttcagcccggtcacgatctcgcggtccatgagttcgagccccgcgtcaggctctgggctgatggctcagagcctggagcctgtttccgattctgtgtctccctctctctctgcccctcccccgttcatgctctgtctctctctgtcccaaaaataaataaatgttgaaaaaaaaattaaaaaaaaaatacaatgtggatatgggaaaggaaaaagaaatgatgcaaAAGTCATCTTAAGAAATTGGAAATTCCTCAAAGATGTGGCAGACACTCTCCATTTTACATTATTGACAAAAGTCAAGGACAGTTTCTGAGTGAGAAATATGTTCGAAgtaatggaaagaaggaaacacaagaCAATCTGCCACCAGAAATGTCTCTGCTGGTGCCTCTAATTAATGTCTCTAAGAACCCAAAGATAGCTGATGCCTAACAATGGGTAGCTTATTTCCCACGTtagatatggaaaaataaaatataccaggATGGGATAAAGAGATTACACCTAGAGGTAGTAAAATACTAATTCTTGGTTGGCTGGCATTCACTCATACGTTTAATCATTCAGCAAGTCTATGTTAAGCACCTGTGGTATGTCAGGCATAATGCCTGATACtgagttaaaaaaatgaatgagacacTGTACCTGACTTTCACGAAGACACATTCTCTTAGGGGAggcagaaatgtaaataaatctcCGAAACGTCCTCACCTAATTGGAATATAATTCAGAAATATGTCTTTGGTATTCTTTTGCCTCCATCTTCAATTTCTGTCTCTCCTCAGGGCCAGCTGTTAGAATCTTCCCCAGGATCATATCTGCCTACGAAGGTGTGAAGTACTATTAGTAAGGGGCACTTAAGAAAATAGGGGCTTGGAGTGCCTGGTgtctcagtcggctaagtgtctgacttcaggtcaggtcatgatctcacagttagtgggtttaagccccgtgtccggctctgcaccgacagctcagagtctggagcctgcttcggattctgtgtccctctctttctccccgccccccacaacgctcgtgctctgcctctgtctctcttaaaaataagtaaacaggggcgcctgggtggctcagtcagttaagcgtccgacttcagctcaggtcacgatctcaggttccgtgggttcgagccccgcgtcgggctctgggctgatggctcagagcctggagcctgcttccggttctgtgtctccctctctctctgcccctcccccgttcatgctctgtctctctctctgtctcaaaataaataaatgttaaaaaaaattaaaaaaaaataagtaaacattaattttttttttaattggggctTTTTTGGATAGTAGAAATAATATATGCTCAttgaaaacaattaagaaaacacagatgaaagggtacctgggtaactcagtcagttaagcgtctgactttggctcaggccatgatctctcagtttgtgagtttgagccccacattggacttcgcactgacagcgtggagcctgcttgggattctctctttctccccccctatcatttcccctcctccacttgttcatgtgagtgcatgcacacactctgtctttcaaaataaataaacttaaaaggaaacacaaatgaagatataaaagaaaatagtaaacaCTTCTAATTCCCTAATCCAAGACAAAGTTTGCTTATGATGTTTTGGTCTCTAGCCATCCAtacctttttctctgcccttctctccagccctccttttttttttttaacagaaattatGTGTAATAACTTGTTTTTCCCACTTTATATATCATGGTCCTGTTTCTATGGTATGAGCATAGATCTACCTTCTTACTTTAAATGGCTACAAAACAACTAATTATGTGGCTATAGGATAATTGAACCACCcccttggggtttttttgttctgttttgttttgttttgttttgagagagagacagagagagagaggcagaaggaagctTTAATCAGTCTCCATACCCCACAGCTCTattccacgaactgtgagttcatgacctagcaaaaatgaagagtcagacacttaaccaactagctacccaggcgctcctaaccTGAACCCTTAGTCTTCCCAGCCCTCCTCCAAACGTATATTTTCAGAAGGCCCTCTCTGATTTTGTGAATTcagagggggggaaaaaggacacaatatataatttatttcaaaaagcaaTTTCAGGAATGAGAGAGAAGGCAAGTGAAGTGAAAGTAGTTGATACAAGAAACATTTTcctgttgtaaatattttatagtaactttttacaaatgagacttgaccttttctttcttttcaaattctgaaaGTGTCTTCAAATCAAATCAGATTACAGCTGTTTAAGTGAACTATCAAGTCCTCTGCAAGAGGACTCTACGTCCCAGTGTTTGTGGACCTATTACAAATGTACTGAGGAGCCAGTGCTTCCTGAAAAGTTGCGTTTGGGGGACAATCAAGGAGAGACTCTGCTGACCCTCAGCTCCACT
Encoded here:
- the LOC123610349 gene encoding 5-hydroxytryptamine receptor 3C-like, coding for MDVDQTPEGLSAYVTNDGHIVYNKPMRVTSICSLDIFYFPFDQQNCTLTFSSFLYTVENMLLGMEKEVWEIADTSRDIVRTQGEWELLGINKATPKMSVGSSLFDQIMFYVSPETHWHRFSFVKAASSSSPRKSPCWVENIKEGRGWNHPYFPSVLASPGSLLSPPPTQVAIRRRPSLYIINLLVPSSFLISIDALSFYLPAESENRAPFKITLLLGYNVFLLMMNKLLPASGTPLISMPTSSLLESRGQGKEAGKGGIGGSSGPQSHMFLTPIPGVYFALCLSLMVVSLLETIFITYLLHMATTQPPPMPPWLYSLLFLCTSPGKCCPVALWNENTGPGLMSTHLPGKEISVFSTGLKEPGQLVGKELGSREAELNGGSGLTSTQLADLWMQFSHMMDTFLFRLYLIFLASSIITVIVLWNT